In a genomic window of Pseudoxanthomonas sp. Root65:
- a CDS encoding AbrB/MazE/SpoVT family DNA-binding domain-containing protein, which produces MEATVAERGQITLPKAVRDALGLTKGSVLKVELEGSRIVLRKSVDDAISRVRGKFALDADSPAGGAGE; this is translated from the coding sequence ATGGAAGCCACCGTGGCCGAGCGCGGCCAGATCACCCTGCCCAAGGCCGTGCGCGATGCGCTGGGCCTGACCAAGGGCAGCGTGCTGAAGGTCGAGCTTGAAGGTAGCCGCATCGTGTTGCGAAAGAGCGTCGACGACGCGATTTCGCGCGTGCGCGGCAAGTTCGCCCTCGATGCCGACAGCCCGGCCGGTGGCGCCGGCGAATGA
- the hflD gene encoding high frequency lysogenization protein HflD has product MSNRYSDRVLALAGLAQALHQVRRIADTGQSEAAAVQAALDSVFRIDAATPLAVYGRVGDITPGLRVLRGYLAKETQDNGLSRLAMAVLQLERRFVREDDTVHAVTRGLAEIAPRAEQHGSTHPDVLSALGGLYADTISHLRPRVMVQGNPHYLGQPGVVAEIRAILLAAVRSAVLWRQMGGTMWDFVFSRRQMLDAVDDWLP; this is encoded by the coding sequence TTGAGCAATCGATATTCCGACCGCGTACTGGCCCTCGCCGGGCTGGCGCAGGCCCTCCACCAGGTGAGACGCATCGCCGACACCGGCCAATCGGAAGCTGCCGCCGTGCAGGCCGCGCTGGACAGCGTGTTCCGCATCGACGCGGCCACGCCGCTGGCCGTGTATGGCCGCGTCGGCGACATCACGCCGGGCCTGCGCGTGCTGCGGGGCTACCTGGCCAAGGAAACGCAGGACAACGGCCTCTCGCGCCTGGCCATGGCCGTGCTGCAACTGGAGCGTCGCTTCGTGCGGGAAGACGATACGGTGCATGCGGTGACCCGCGGCCTGGCCGAGATCGCACCGCGCGCCGAGCAGCACGGCAGCACGCATCCCGACGTCCTGTCGGCACTGGGCGGCCTCTACGCGGACACCATCAGCCATCTGCGCCCGCGCGTGATGGTCCAGGGCAATCCGCACTACTTGGGTCAACCGGGCGTGGTGGCGGAGATCCGCGCCATCCTGCTGGCGGCGGTCCGCTCGGCGGTGCTGTGGCGTCAGATGGGCGGCACGATGTGGGACTTCGTCTTCAGTCGTCGGCAGATGCTGGACGCCGTGGACGACTGGCTGCCCTGA
- the clpS gene encoding ATP-dependent Clp protease adapter ClpS: MPRKNENERDHGLMVETSRPEVAPPPLYQVLLLNDDYTPMDFVVTVLQQFFVMDLEKATQVMLHVHTRGRGVCGVYTREVAESKVAQVNEFSRMNQHPLLCTMEKS, from the coding sequence ATGCCCCGCAAGAACGAAAACGAACGCGACCATGGCCTGATGGTGGAAACCAGCCGGCCCGAGGTCGCGCCGCCGCCGCTGTACCAGGTGCTGCTGCTCAACGACGACTACACGCCCATGGATTTCGTGGTGACCGTGCTGCAGCAGTTCTTCGTCATGGACCTGGAAAAAGCCACCCAGGTGATGCTGCACGTGCATACCCGCGGCCGCGGCGTCTGCGGCGTGTACACCCGCGAGGTGGCCGAGTCCAAGGTGGCCCAGGTCAACGAGTTTTCCCGTATGAACCAGCATCCCCTGCTGTGCACGATGGAGAAATCCTGA
- the acnA gene encoding aconitate hydratase AcnA, translating to MSDSFATRRSLDVNGTSYAYYSLPALAERLDPKGGFARLPYSLKILLENLLRCEDGVTVLPEHIQAVAGWEATKEPDTEIAFMPARVVLQDFTGVPCVVDLAAMRDAVVKLGGSPDQINPLIPSELVIDHSVQVDVFGSADALDLNGKIEFDRNKERYGFLRWGQKAFDNFKVVPPNTGIVHQVNLENLARVVMTGEQDGQAIAYPDTVFGTDSHTTMINGIGVLGWGVGGIEAEAAMLGQPSSMLIPQVVGFKLSGRLPEGATATDLVLTVTQMLRKLGVVGKFVEFYGDGLQHLPLADRATIGNMAPEYGATCGIFPIDHESLTYLRLSGRSEEQIALVEAYAKAQGLWHDANSPHAEYSATLHLDMGDVKPSLAGPKRPQDRVLLQDVKQNFRDNLVPFADARRKRIDLVQEDRLKNEGGGGTAVGAKEAARESAPDSGTKQLRDGDVVIAAITSCTNTSNPAVMLGAGLLARNAVAKGLKAQPWVKTSLGPGSRVVTDYLEKAGVLDDLEKLGFYVVGYGCTTCIGNSGPLPDDVSAAIAADDLVAASVLSGNRNFEGRVHPEVKMNYLASPPLVVAYAIAGTTDIDMTTEPLGMGSDGQPVYLKDIWPTNKEIGDFIARTVGPEMFAKNYADVFKGDARWNTIASPDGDLYAWDGDSTYIKNPPYFDGMSMDVGSIDDVHGARVLGLFGDSITTDHISPAGNIKKDSPAGRFLMSRGVQPVDFNSYGSRRGNDDVMVRGTFANIRIKNLMFGGEEGGNTLYFGSTPPEKMSIYDASMKYQADGVPLVVIAGKEYGTGSSRDWAAKGTNLLGVKAVIAESFERIHRSNLVGMGVLPLQFVDGQNAHSLGLEGSEVFDVTGLQDGAAKTATVTARKADGTTVAFQAKVLLLTPKEVEYFRHGGLLHYVLRQLAARKAA from the coding sequence ATGAGCGATTCCTTCGCCACCCGCCGATCCCTGGACGTGAACGGCACGTCCTATGCGTACTACAGCCTGCCGGCGCTCGCCGAGCGGCTGGATCCGAAGGGAGGCTTCGCCCGCCTGCCCTACTCCCTGAAGATCCTGCTGGAAAACCTGCTGCGCTGTGAGGACGGGGTGACCGTGCTGCCGGAGCACATCCAGGCGGTCGCCGGCTGGGAAGCGACGAAGGAGCCCGACACCGAGATCGCGTTCATGCCGGCCCGCGTGGTGCTGCAGGACTTCACCGGCGTGCCCTGCGTGGTCGACCTGGCCGCCATGCGCGACGCCGTGGTCAAGCTGGGCGGCAGCCCGGACCAGATCAATCCGCTGATCCCGTCCGAACTGGTGATCGACCACTCGGTGCAGGTGGACGTGTTCGGCAGCGCCGACGCGCTGGACCTCAACGGCAAGATCGAATTCGACCGCAACAAGGAGCGCTACGGCTTCCTGCGCTGGGGCCAGAAGGCCTTCGACAACTTCAAGGTGGTGCCGCCGAACACCGGCATCGTCCACCAGGTGAACCTGGAGAATCTGGCCCGCGTGGTGATGACCGGTGAGCAGGACGGACAGGCCATCGCCTATCCCGACACCGTGTTCGGCACCGACAGCCACACCACCATGATCAACGGCATCGGCGTACTGGGCTGGGGCGTGGGCGGCATCGAGGCCGAAGCGGCCATGCTGGGCCAGCCCTCGTCGATGCTGATCCCGCAGGTGGTCGGCTTCAAGCTGAGCGGCCGGCTGCCGGAAGGCGCCACCGCCACCGACCTGGTGCTGACGGTCACCCAGATGCTGCGCAAGCTCGGCGTGGTGGGCAAGTTCGTCGAGTTCTACGGCGACGGCCTGCAGCACCTGCCGCTGGCCGACCGCGCCACCATCGGCAACATGGCGCCCGAATACGGCGCTACCTGCGGCATCTTCCCGATCGACCACGAGTCGCTGACCTACCTGCGCCTGTCCGGCCGCAGCGAGGAGCAGATCGCGCTGGTCGAGGCCTACGCCAAAGCCCAGGGCCTGTGGCACGACGCCAACAGCCCGCACGCCGAGTACAGCGCCACGCTGCACCTGGACATGGGCGACGTGAAGCCCTCGCTGGCCGGTCCCAAGCGCCCGCAGGACCGCGTGCTGCTGCAGGACGTGAAGCAGAACTTCCGCGACAACCTGGTGCCGTTCGCCGATGCCCGCCGCAAGCGCATCGACCTGGTGCAGGAAGACCGCCTGAAGAACGAGGGCGGCGGCGGCACGGCCGTCGGGGCGAAGGAGGCCGCGCGCGAATCCGCGCCCGACAGCGGCACCAAGCAACTGCGCGACGGCGACGTGGTGATCGCCGCCATCACCTCCTGCACCAACACCTCCAACCCGGCCGTGATGCTGGGCGCCGGCCTGCTCGCCCGCAACGCGGTGGCCAAGGGGCTGAAGGCGCAGCCGTGGGTCAAGACCTCGCTCGGCCCCGGTTCGCGCGTGGTGACCGATTACCTCGAAAAGGCCGGCGTGCTCGACGATCTGGAGAAGCTCGGCTTCTACGTGGTCGGCTACGGCTGCACCACCTGCATCGGCAACTCCGGACCGCTGCCGGACGATGTGTCGGCCGCCATCGCCGCCGACGATCTGGTGGCCGCGTCGGTACTGTCGGGCAACCGCAACTTCGAGGGCCGCGTGCATCCCGAAGTGAAGATGAACTATCTGGCCAGTCCACCGCTGGTGGTGGCGTATGCCATCGCCGGCACCACCGACATCGACATGACCACCGAGCCGCTGGGCATGGGCAGCGATGGCCAGCCGGTGTATCTCAAGGACATCTGGCCGACGAACAAGGAAATCGGCGACTTCATCGCGCGCACGGTCGGACCCGAGATGTTCGCCAAGAACTATGCCGACGTGTTCAAGGGCGACGCGCGCTGGAACACCATCGCCTCGCCCGATGGTGATCTGTACGCATGGGACGGCGATTCGACCTACATCAAGAACCCGCCCTACTTCGACGGGATGTCGATGGACGTGGGCAGCATCGACGACGTGCACGGTGCGCGCGTGCTGGGCCTGTTCGGCGACTCCATCACCACCGACCACATCTCGCCCGCCGGCAACATCAAGAAGGACTCGCCGGCGGGCCGCTTCCTGATGTCGCGCGGCGTGCAGCCGGTCGACTTCAACAGCTACGGCAGCCGCCGCGGCAACGACGATGTCATGGTGCGCGGCACCTTCGCCAACATCCGCATCAAGAACCTGATGTTCGGTGGCGAGGAAGGCGGCAATACGCTGTACTTCGGCAGCACGCCGCCGGAGAAGATGTCGATCTACGACGCGTCGATGAAGTACCAGGCCGACGGCGTGCCGCTGGTGGTGATCGCCGGCAAGGAGTACGGCACCGGCTCCTCGCGCGACTGGGCGGCGAAGGGCACCAACCTGCTGGGCGTGAAGGCGGTGATCGCAGAGAGCTTCGAGCGCATCCACCGCTCCAACCTGGTCGGCATGGGCGTGCTGCCACTGCAGTTCGTCGACGGCCAGAACGCACACTCGCTGGGCCTGGAGGGTTCGGAGGTGTTCGACGTCACCGGCCTGCAGGACGGCGCGGCGAAGACCGCGACCGTGACCGCACGCAAGGCCGACGGCACCACGGTCGCGTTCCAGGCCAAGGTGCTGCTGCTGACGCCGAAGGAAGTGGAGTACTTCCGTCACGGTGGCCTGTTGCATTACGTGCTGCGTCAGCTGGCCGCCCGCAAGGCGGCCTGA
- a CDS encoding NUDIX hydrolase, which produces MSYREGRFWQPDVTVATVVVRDGKLLMVEERAQGRLVFNQPAGHLEPDESLLEAARRETLEETGWEVAPTAFIGAYQWKAESGRHYLRFAFAADPVRHLPDSPLDDGIVQALWLTPAELQAQSDRHRSPLVWQVVQDFLSGRRSPLSTLQQIA; this is translated from the coding sequence GTGAGCTATCGCGAGGGACGCTTCTGGCAGCCGGACGTCACCGTGGCCACGGTGGTGGTCCGCGACGGCAAGCTGCTGATGGTGGAAGAGCGTGCGCAGGGCCGCCTGGTGTTCAACCAGCCGGCCGGCCACCTGGAGCCCGACGAAAGCCTGCTGGAAGCCGCCCGCCGCGAGACGCTGGAGGAGACCGGCTGGGAGGTAGCGCCGACCGCCTTCATCGGGGCTTACCAGTGGAAGGCCGAGAGCGGACGCCATTACCTGCGCTTTGCGTTCGCGGCCGACCCCGTGCGCCACCTGCCGGACAGCCCGCTCGACGATGGCATCGTGCAGGCGCTGTGGCTGACGCCGGCCGAACTGCAGGCACAGTCCGACCGCCACCGCAGCCCGCTGGTGTGGCAGGTGGTGCAGGACTTCCTGTCCGGGCGTCGTTCGCCGCTGTCGACGCTGCAGCAGATCGCATGA
- the acnB gene encoding bifunctional aconitate hydratase 2/2-methylisocitrate dehydratase, translating to MLEAYRHHVAERAALGIPPLPLSAQQTAEVIELLKNPPAGEEETLVELITHRVPAGVDDAAKVKASYLAAVAFGTEKTPLITPQRATELLGTMLGGYNIHPLIDLLDNADLGAIAAEGLKHTLLMFDSFHDVQEKAEQGNAHAQAVLQSWADAEWFTSKPEVPQSLTVTVFKVPGETNTDDLSPAPDATTRPDIPLHALAMLKNKRPDAPFVPEEDGKRGPIAEILSLKDKGHLVAYVGDVVGTGSSRKSATNSVLWFTGQDIPFIPNKRFGGVCLGSKIAPIFYNTMEDAGALPIELDVSQMNHGDVVELRPYDGKALKDGQVIAEFQVKSDVLFDEVRAGGRIPLIIGRGLTAKAREALKLPATDLFRQPQQPVDSGKGFSLAQKMVGRACGLPEGQGVRPGTYCEPKMTSVGSQDTTGPMTRDELKDLACLGFSADLVMQSFCHTAAYPKPVDVKTHHTLPEFISTRGGISLRPGDGVIHSWLNRMLMPDTVGTGGDSHTRFPVGISFPAGSGLVAFAAATGVMPLDMPESVLVRFKGEMQPGVTLRDLVNAIPYYALKSGLLTVAKQGKKNIFSGRILEIEGLPDLKVEQAFELSDASAERSAAGCTVRLNKEPIIEYLTSNITLLKWMIAEGYADARSLARRIKKMEEWLADPQLLEPDADAEYAAVIEIDLADVHEPLLACPNDPDDVKTLSDVAGTAIDEVFIGSCMTNIGHFRAAAKLLEGKRDIPTRLWVAPPTKMDASELTKEGVYGTFGTAGARMEMPGCSLCMGNQAQVREGATVFSTSTRNFPNRLGRNSNVFLGSAELAAICSRLGRIPTKAEYMADIGVINDNGAEIYRYMNFDQIQEYQDVAKTVAA from the coding sequence ATGTTGGAAGCCTATCGCCACCACGTAGCCGAGCGCGCCGCGCTGGGCATCCCGCCGCTGCCGCTGTCGGCCCAGCAGACGGCCGAGGTCATCGAGCTGCTGAAGAACCCGCCGGCCGGTGAAGAAGAGACCCTCGTCGAGCTGATCACGCACCGCGTGCCCGCCGGCGTGGACGACGCCGCCAAGGTCAAGGCGTCCTACCTGGCCGCCGTCGCCTTCGGGACCGAGAAGACCCCGTTGATCACGCCGCAGCGGGCCACCGAACTGCTGGGCACCATGCTGGGCGGCTACAACATCCACCCGCTGATCGACCTGCTGGACAACGCCGACCTCGGCGCCATCGCCGCCGAAGGCCTGAAGCACACGCTGCTGATGTTCGACAGCTTCCACGACGTGCAGGAAAAGGCCGAGCAGGGCAACGCCCACGCGCAGGCCGTGCTGCAGAGCTGGGCCGATGCCGAATGGTTCACCAGCAAGCCGGAAGTGCCGCAGAGCCTGACCGTCACCGTGTTCAAGGTGCCGGGCGAGACCAATACCGACGACCTGTCGCCGGCGCCGGACGCCACCACCCGTCCCGACATTCCGCTGCACGCACTGGCGATGCTGAAGAACAAGCGCCCCGACGCGCCGTTCGTGCCGGAGGAAGACGGCAAGCGTGGCCCGATCGCCGAAATCCTGTCGCTGAAGGACAAGGGTCACCTGGTCGCCTATGTCGGCGACGTGGTCGGCACCGGTTCCTCGCGCAAGTCGGCGACCAACAGCGTGCTGTGGTTCACCGGGCAGGACATCCCGTTCATTCCGAACAAGCGTTTCGGCGGCGTCTGCCTGGGCAGCAAGATCGCGCCGATCTTCTACAACACCATGGAAGACGCTGGCGCGCTGCCGATCGAACTCGACGTGTCGCAGATGAACCACGGCGACGTGGTCGAGCTGCGCCCGTACGACGGCAAGGCGCTGAAGGACGGACAGGTGATCGCCGAATTCCAGGTGAAGTCCGACGTGCTGTTCGACGAGGTGCGCGCCGGAGGCCGCATCCCGCTGATCATCGGCCGCGGCCTGACCGCGAAGGCGCGCGAAGCGCTGAAGCTGCCGGCAACGGACCTGTTCCGCCAGCCGCAGCAGCCGGTCGACAGCGGCAAGGGCTTTTCGCTGGCGCAGAAGATGGTCGGCCGCGCCTGCGGCCTGCCGGAAGGCCAGGGCGTGCGCCCGGGCACCTACTGCGAACCGAAGATGACCTCGGTGGGCTCGCAGGACACTACCGGCCCGATGACCCGCGACGAGCTGAAGGACCTGGCCTGCCTGGGCTTCTCGGCCGACCTGGTGATGCAGTCGTTCTGCCACACCGCCGCCTATCCCAAGCCGGTGGACGTCAAGACGCACCACACGCTGCCGGAGTTCATCTCCACCCGCGGCGGCATCTCGCTGCGTCCCGGCGATGGCGTGATCCACAGCTGGCTCAACCGCATGCTGATGCCCGACACCGTCGGCACCGGTGGCGATTCGCATACGCGCTTCCCGGTGGGCATCTCGTTCCCGGCCGGCTCGGGCCTGGTCGCGTTCGCCGCGGCCACCGGCGTGATGCCGCTGGACATGCCGGAGTCGGTGCTGGTGCGTTTCAAGGGCGAGATGCAGCCGGGCGTGACCCTGCGCGACCTGGTCAATGCCATCCCGTACTACGCGCTGAAGTCCGGCCTGCTGACGGTCGCCAAGCAGGGCAAGAAGAACATCTTCTCCGGCCGCATCCTGGAGATCGAAGGCCTGCCGGACCTGAAGGTGGAGCAGGCGTTCGAGCTGTCCGACGCGTCGGCCGAGCGCTCCGCCGCCGGCTGCACGGTGCGGCTCAACAAGGAGCCGATCATCGAGTACCTGACCAGCAACATCACGCTGCTGAAGTGGATGATCGCCGAAGGCTATGCCGACGCCCGTTCGCTGGCCCGCCGCATCAAGAAGATGGAGGAGTGGCTGGCCGACCCGCAGCTGCTGGAACCGGATGCCGACGCCGAGTACGCCGCCGTCATCGAGATCGACCTGGCCGACGTGCACGAGCCGCTGCTGGCCTGTCCGAACGATCCGGACGACGTGAAGACGCTGTCCGACGTGGCCGGCACCGCGATCGATGAGGTTTTCATCGGTTCGTGCATGACCAACATCGGCCACTTCCGCGCGGCGGCCAAGCTGCTGGAAGGCAAGCGCGACATCCCGACCCGCCTGTGGGTCGCGCCGCCGACCAAGATGGACGCCTCCGAGCTGACCAAGGAAGGCGTCTACGGCACCTTCGGCACCGCCGGCGCGCGCATGGAAATGCCGGGCTGCTCGCTGTGCATGGGCAACCAGGCGCAGGTGCGCGAGGGCGCGACGGTGTTCTCCACCAGCACCCGCAACTTCCCGAACCGACTGGGGCGCAATTCCAACGTGTTCCTCGGCTCGGCCGAACTGGCGGCGATCTGCTCGCGTCTGGGCCGCATCCCGACCAAGGCCGAGTACATGGCCGACATCGGCGTGATCAACGACAACGGCGCCGAGATCTACCGCTACATGAACTTCGACCAGATCCAGGAGTACCAGGACGTGGCGAAGACCGTCGCGGCCTGA
- a CDS encoding type II toxin-antitoxin system VapC family toxin — MIAVDAPVLIELLTDGPRADAVEAGLRQSLGSGRVVVCDAALAQLCASLRNGADALAALEEMGVHYSPVEAKSALRAGEMQRRHRQRDGEARPIADFLVGAHALLQCDGLITFDTAFHRDYFKGLKLIVPANE, encoded by the coding sequence ATGATCGCCGTCGATGCCCCCGTCCTGATCGAGCTGCTGACGGACGGTCCGCGCGCCGACGCCGTCGAAGCCGGCCTGCGCCAGAGCCTGGGCAGCGGGCGGGTGGTCGTCTGCGATGCCGCACTGGCGCAACTCTGCGCCTCGCTGCGCAACGGCGCCGACGCGCTGGCCGCGCTGGAGGAGATGGGCGTGCACTACAGCCCCGTCGAAGCCAAGTCCGCGCTGCGGGCCGGCGAGATGCAGCGCCGGCACCGGCAGCGCGACGGCGAGGCGCGGCCGATCGCCGACTTCCTGGTCGGCGCGCACGCGCTGCTGCAGTGCGATGGCCTGATCACCTTCGACACCGCCTTCCATCGCGACTATTTCAAGGGCCTGAAACTGATCGTGCCCGCGAACGAATAA
- the mnmA gene encoding tRNA 2-thiouridine(34) synthase MnmA, which yields MSAPRVIVGVSGGVDSSVAALQLVQQGESVAGLFMQNWAEDGSGDCRAEDDRRDAVAVCGRLGIPFHFRDFSREYWQGVFEHFLAEYAAGRTPNPDVLCNREVKFKHFLDAARELGAEKIATGHYARVDRQGGRWRLLRGVDRSKDQSYFLHQLGQAQLSATLFPIGELQKTALRRIAREAGLQTHDKKDSTGICFIGERDFREFLGRYLPAKKGEMRDPTGQVIGEHPGVFYFTLGQREGLQIGGVRGRPQAPWYVVGKDVAGNVLYVDQDTQSPYLMSTRLWTESAHWVAGSPPAGRFACTAQTRYRQPDEDCEVEVLDDGSVSVRFLQPQRAVTPGQSLVLYAGDECLGGAVIARTDAPLETKLAEQAA from the coding sequence ATGAGCGCGCCACGCGTCATCGTCGGAGTCTCCGGCGGCGTGGATTCGTCGGTGGCCGCATTGCAACTGGTGCAACAGGGCGAATCCGTCGCCGGCCTGTTCATGCAGAACTGGGCCGAGGACGGCAGCGGCGATTGTCGCGCCGAAGACGATCGCCGCGATGCCGTCGCGGTCTGCGGGCGGCTAGGCATTCCGTTCCACTTCCGCGACTTCTCCCGCGAGTACTGGCAAGGCGTGTTCGAGCACTTCCTCGCCGAGTACGCCGCCGGTCGCACGCCCAACCCGGACGTGCTGTGCAACCGCGAGGTGAAGTTCAAGCATTTCCTCGATGCTGCGCGCGAGCTCGGCGCCGAGAAGATCGCTACCGGCCACTACGCGCGCGTCGATCGGCAAGGCGGCCGCTGGCGCCTGCTGCGCGGCGTGGACCGCAGCAAGGACCAGAGCTACTTCCTGCACCAGCTGGGCCAGGCGCAGCTGTCGGCCACCTTGTTCCCGATCGGCGAACTGCAGAAGACCGCGCTGCGCCGCATAGCGCGGGAGGCCGGCCTGCAGACCCACGACAAGAAAGATTCAACCGGCATCTGCTTCATCGGCGAACGCGATTTCCGCGAGTTCCTCGGGCGCTATCTGCCTGCGAAGAAGGGTGAGATGCGTGACCCCACGGGCCAGGTGATCGGCGAGCACCCCGGCGTGTTCTATTTCACCCTGGGCCAGCGCGAGGGCCTGCAGATCGGCGGCGTGCGCGGCCGCCCGCAGGCGCCGTGGTACGTGGTCGGCAAGGATGTCGCCGGCAACGTGCTGTACGTCGACCAGGACACGCAGAGTCCTTACCTGATGTCCACGCGGCTGTGGACGGAAAGCGCGCACTGGGTGGCCGGCAGTCCGCCTGCGGGCCGCTTTGCCTGCACCGCGCAGACGCGCTATCGCCAGCCCGACGAGGACTGCGAGGTGGAAGTGCTGGACGACGGCAGCGTGTCGGTGCGGTTCCTGCAGCCCCAGCGCGCCGTCACGCCCGGGCAGTCGCTGGTCCTTTACGCTGGCGATGAATGCCTGGGGGGCGCGGTGATCGCGCGTACGGACGCCCCTCTCGAAACGAAACTCGCGGAGCAAGCAGCTTGA